A part of Sugiyamaella lignohabitans strain CBS 10342 chromosome D, complete sequence genomic DNA contains:
- the RPA43 gene encoding DNA-directed RNA polymerase I subunit RPA43 (RNA polymerase I subunit A43; GO_component: GO:0005736 - DNA-directed RNA polymerase I complex [Evidence IDA] [PMID 11486042]; GO_component: GO:0005736 - DNA-directed RNA polymerase I complex [Evidence IDA] [PMID 9837969]; GO_component: GO:0005730 - nucleolus [Evidence IEA]; GO_component: GO:0005634 - nucleus [Evidence IEA]; GO_function: GO:0003899 - DNA-directed RNA polymerase activity [Evidence IEA,IEA]; GO_function: GO:0001054 - RNA polymerase I activity [Evidence IDA] [PMID 9837969]; GO_process: GO:0042254 - ribosome biogenesis [Evidence IEA]; GO_process: GO:0006360 - transcription from RNA polymerase I promoter [Evidence IDA] [PMID 9837969]; GO_process: GO:0042790 - transcription of nuclear large rRNA transcript from RNA polymerase I promoter [Evidence IGI] [PMID 7592632]; GO_process: GO:0006351 - transcription, DNA-templated [Evidence IEA]) codes for MGAEAETKKRKLSVEQLESSKRPRQEEDESAQTTTSVVEVTSSIATPSQCFYKVSVSLYVSLAPVHLNDPVSGIKSQHLDPLLMTFFPEAGGVVLAHYNLELCGQDKRPAKSSSKPSDDLDGETDESGPIAVAKIMYDSPFAFMWINVDLLVWKPRAGDIVEGWINMQSPSHIGLLIHDTFNASIKRDAIPRDWRFVPNQEDEAEDGEDHTPNDQEQESAEDVTAATTGIEEEGVNDEKLINTSAENSGTSKASKGALVSPPRSLGYWVDGNGLRVDGKLNFTVRVFNVSGRTVSVQGSLLKPGAVKEDLTQPYRKTEDDIQVHGVPKAKHVTFVDDLEASSQSPNTGDDSN; via the coding sequence ATGGGTGCTGAAGCAGAGACTAAGAAAAGAAAGCTGTCGGTGGAGCAGCTTGAATCATCAAAAAGACCAAGgcaggaggaggatgagTCGGCACAAACTACTACAAGCGTAGTAGAGGTCACGTCGTCTATTGCTACTCCTAGCCAGTGTTTCTACAAGGTATCAGTGTCTTTATATGTTTCCTTAGCTCCTGTGCATCTGAACGATCCTGTGTCGGGCATAAAATCTCAACATTTAGACCCATTGCTGATGACATTCTTCCCAGAGGCTGGTGGGGTGGTTTTGGCTCATTATAATTTAGAACTATGCGGTCAAGATAAAAGACCTGCTAAAAGTTCATCCAAGCCATCTGATGACTTGGATGGTGAAACTGACGAGTCCGGCCCCATCGCCGTGGCTAAAATCATGTATGATAGTCCATTTGCATTCATGTGGATCAATGTGGACCTGTTAGTATGGAAACCTCGAGCTGGCGACATTGTAGAGGGCTGGATTAATATGCAATCTCCATCACACATTGGTCTATTGATTCATGATACATTTAACGCTAGCATCAAAAGGGATGCCATTCCCAGGGATTGGAGATTTGTTCCTAACcaagaagacgaagcagaagatggtgaagaCCACACACCTAATGACCAAGAGCAGGAGTCCGCTGAAGATGTTACTGCTGCCACAACTGGcatagaagaagaaggggTCAATGATGAGAAATTGATTAATACAAGTGCTGAAAATAGTGGCACAAGTAAAGCTAGCAAAGGAGCCCTAGTGAGCCCACCGCGTTCGCTGGGATACTGGGTCGATGGCAACGGACTGCGTGTCGATGGTAAGCTTAACTTTACTGTGAGAGTTTTCAACGTATCTGGTAGAACAGTCTCAGTACAAGGTTCACTACTTAAACCAGGCGCAGTGAAGGAAGACCTCACCCAGCCCTACAGAAAAACTGAAGATGATATCCAAGTCCATGGCGTTCCAAAAGCTAAGCATGTCACCTTTGTTGACGACTTAGAGGCTAGCAGCCAGTCCCCGAACACTGGCGATGACTCCAATTAA
- the RAD17 gene encoding Rad17p (Checkpoint protein; involved in the activation of the DNA damage and meiotic pachytene checkpoints; with Mec3p and Ddc1p, forms a clamp that is loaded onto partial duplex DNA; homolog of human and S. pombe Rad1 and U. maydis Rec1 proteins; GO_component: GO:0030896 - checkpoint clamp complex [Evidence IEA]; GO_component: GO:0030896 - checkpoint clamp complex [Evidence IDA] [PMID 12604797]; GO_component: GO:0030896 - checkpoint clamp complex [Evidence IDA] [PMID 9891048]; GO_component: GO:0005634 - nucleus [Evidence IEA,IEA,IEA]; GO_component: GO:0005634 - nucleus [Evidence IPI] [PMID 11356855]; GO_function: GO:0003677 - DNA binding [Evidence IEA]; GO_function: GO:0003684 - damaged DNA binding [Evidence IEA]; GO_function: GO:0003690 - double-stranded DNA binding [Evidence IEA]; GO_function: GO:0003690 - double-stranded DNA binding [Evidence IDA] [PMID 12604797]; GO_function: GO:0016787 - hydrolase activity [Evidence IEA]; GO_function: GO:0004518 - nuclease activity [Evidence IEA]; GO_process: GO:0000077 - DNA damage checkpoint [Evidence IEA]; GO_process: GO:0000077 - DNA damage checkpoint [Evidence IMP] [PMID 9564050]; GO_process: GO:0006281 - DNA repair [Evidence IEA,IEA]; GO_process: GO:0006974 - cellular response to DNA damage stimulus [Evidence IEA]; GO_process: GO:0006302 - double-strand break repair [Evidence IEA]; GO_process: GO:0006302 - double-strand break repair [Evidence IMP] [PMID 17624540]; GO_process: GO:0090305 - nucleic acid phosphodiester bond hydrolysis [Evidence IEA]; GO_process: GO:0007131 - reciprocal meiotic recombination [Evidence IEA]; GO_process: GO:0007131 - reciprocal meiotic recombination [Evidence IMP] [PMID 10511543]) produces the protein MDVLFTATTTHVHHIYRVLKAISVTGKEASITVSDQGLKISVENASKSCQAHLFLNETLFSVYKFRPDLYNELETNDNINAGDATPLVATFNISLRALTGCLQIFADSTDKTTNSTNTANSAGGRDFSQRERQRANGNVGGNGKLNEISVSNQCLFVYRGPGYPFMIYFTQGLNAAVTTKCELATYDRNGSFDNPEKTEMENDYDDESQDAITIDPNSIVQKVILKGNVMEDALKELDAINTSIITIRASAKTAPHFTFISEGELGKSEYSFPNEGKILEVFLVAPPGQLYNGDIDSVMDRDDYDTTPDWVVVNSYAFATFNLIRETVFLANRINIRCDALGVMSIQSLCEGEPGCQSYIDFRFLPSEE, from the coding sequence ATGGATGTCCTTTTTACCGCCACAACAACTCATGTCCATCATATTTATCGTGTACTGAAAGCTATCAGTGTTACTGGAAAGGAGGCTTCAATCACAGTTTCGGATCAAGGTTTGAAAATTTCGGTTGAGAATGCATCAAAATCGTGCCAGGCccatttgtttttgaacgAGACTCTATTCTCTGTTTATAAATTCCGTCCAGATCTTTACAATGAATTAGAGActaatgataatatcaatgcTGGTGACGCAACTCCATTGGTAGCTACATTCAATATCTCACTTCGTGCCCTGACTGGATGCCTCCAGATATTTGCAGACTCCACTGATAAAACGACCAATAGTACAAACACGGCCAATtctgccggaggcagagacTTTTCACAAAGGGAACGACAGAGAGCTAATGGCAATGTTGGTGGCAATGGTAAATTAAATGAGATTTCTGTCAGTAACCAGTGCCTTTTCGTGTATAGGGGTCCTGGCTATCCATTTATGATTTATTTCACTCAAGGTTTAAATGCCGCGGTAACGACAAAATGTGAACTTGCCACATATGACCGTAATGGATCTTTTGACAATCCCGAAAAAACAGAAATGGAAAATGACTACGACGACGAATCTCAAGATGCTATTACTATTGATCCTAATTCGATAGTTCAGAAAGTTATACTTAAAGGAAATGTCATGGAAGACGCCCTGAAAGAATTAGACGCTATCAATACCTCGATTATAACGATTAGAGCTTCTGCTAAAACTGCTCCTCATTTTACATTTATTAGTGAGGGCGAGCTTGGTAAGTCAGAATACTCATTCCCCAACGAAGGAAAGATTTTAGAAGTGTTTCTAGTAGCTCCTCCTGGCCAATTATACAATGGAGACATTGATTCAGTGATGGATAGAGATGATTACGATACAACGCCAGACTGGGTAGTTGTCAATAGTTATGCATTTGCCACATTCAATCTTATCCGCGAGACGGTGTTTTTGGCCAATAGAATCAATATTCGATGCGATGCGCTTGGTGTTATGTCAATTCAGTCTTTGTGTGAAGGAGAACCTGGCTGCCAGAGTTATATTGATTTTAGATTCCTGCCAAGTGAAGAGTAA